A portion of the Microbacterium hominis genome contains these proteins:
- a CDS encoding glycosyltransferase, whose translation MRVAVLAESFLPHMNGVTGSVLHVLRHLERAGHETLVIAPRAAGDEPDLPPDLRGARTELLRSVPLPGYPEVRVVFARASRLTGILREFDPDVIHLASPFVLGWQGLAAADALRVPTVAIYQTDVVAYAHRYGMPHATALVSSHISRLHRRATVTLAPSSASIRQLEQLGVDRLRLWGRGVDAERFAPHRRSAAWRAGIAPGESIIGYVGRLAPEKQVDDLRALADIPDTRLVIVGDGPSRAGLERALPGAVFTGRLDGAALAEAMAGFDVFVHPGESETFGQTIQEALASGVPVVATGVGGPVDLVRSSIDGWLYRPGDLADMRARVADLTGDGAKRRAFAAAAREGIGGRTWEAMVCALVGHYEHAVQLRTIDDNLLVRGASRPETAPARPARAVRRYVALGDSLTEGLCDDSRMAPGQFRGWADRLAHLLAHAQRDRFRYANLAVRSRRIADVVDVQVPAALALRPDLVSVLVGANDLVGGRVDPVALAGRLVPAIARLRAAGCDVLLVTPFLPRRRLALVFARRFSAYNAELRRVAAATGARLLDLEAHPEVSDPALWAADRVHLRSRGHRLVAYRAAEALGVPDAETLGGLDASFHADDEPVPEGTWLRRDALPWVWRRLRGRTAGDGRAAKYAGYVVVGGRGDVLEPAP comes from the coding sequence GTGAGAGTCGCGGTCCTCGCCGAATCCTTCCTCCCGCACATGAACGGGGTGACCGGCTCCGTGCTGCATGTGCTGCGCCACCTGGAGCGCGCGGGGCACGAGACCCTGGTGATCGCCCCCCGCGCCGCCGGCGACGAGCCGGATCTGCCGCCAGACCTCCGCGGGGCGCGCACCGAGCTGCTGCGCTCGGTCCCGCTCCCGGGCTACCCCGAGGTGCGGGTCGTGTTCGCCCGTGCCTCGCGGCTGACCGGCATCCTCCGGGAGTTCGACCCCGACGTGATCCATCTCGCGTCGCCGTTCGTGCTCGGCTGGCAGGGGCTCGCCGCCGCCGATGCGCTGCGCGTGCCGACGGTGGCGATCTACCAGACCGACGTCGTCGCCTACGCCCACCGGTACGGGATGCCGCATGCCACAGCCCTGGTGTCCTCGCACATCTCGCGCCTGCACCGCCGGGCCACCGTGACCCTCGCCCCCTCGTCGGCATCGATCCGCCAGCTCGAGCAGCTCGGGGTCGACCGCCTCCGGCTGTGGGGGAGAGGAGTGGATGCCGAGCGCTTCGCCCCGCACCGGCGCAGCGCAGCGTGGCGGGCGGGCATCGCGCCGGGGGAGTCGATCATCGGCTACGTCGGGCGGCTCGCCCCCGAGAAACAGGTCGACGATCTGCGGGCGCTCGCCGACATCCCGGATACGCGCCTGGTGATCGTCGGAGACGGACCCTCCCGCGCCGGTCTCGAGCGTGCGCTGCCCGGCGCCGTGTTCACCGGTCGCCTCGACGGTGCGGCGCTCGCCGAGGCGATGGCCGGCTTCGACGTGTTCGTGCATCCCGGCGAGAGCGAGACCTTCGGCCAGACCATCCAGGAGGCCCTCGCCAGCGGGGTGCCGGTCGTGGCGACGGGCGTGGGCGGACCGGTCGACCTCGTGCGGTCGAGCATCGACGGCTGGCTCTACCGACCGGGCGACCTCGCCGACATGCGGGCGCGCGTGGCCGACCTGACCGGCGACGGCGCGAAGCGGCGCGCGTTCGCGGCGGCGGCGCGCGAGGGGATCGGCGGACGCACCTGGGAGGCCATGGTCTGCGCGCTCGTCGGGCACTACGAGCACGCCGTGCAGCTGCGCACCATCGACGACAACCTGCTCGTGCGCGGCGCGTCCCGACCCGAGACCGCCCCTGCCCGCCCCGCGCGCGCCGTGCGACGCTACGTCGCGCTCGGAGACTCGCTCACCGAAGGGCTGTGCGACGACTCCCGCATGGCGCCCGGACAGTTCCGGGGGTGGGCCGATCGGCTGGCGCACCTGCTGGCGCACGCGCAGCGCGACCGCTTCCGCTACGCGAACCTCGCGGTCCGCAGCCGCCGCATCGCCGATGTCGTCGACGTGCAGGTGCCGGCCGCCCTGGCGCTTCGCCCCGACCTCGTCTCGGTGCTCGTCGGCGCGAACGACCTCGTCGGCGGCCGGGTCGACCCGGTGGCGCTCGCCGGGCGGCTGGTGCCGGCGATCGCGCGGCTGCGCGCCGCCGGGTGCGACGTGCTGCTGGTGACGCCGTTCCTGCCCCGCCGGCGGCTCGCCCTCGTCTTCGCCCGCCGCTTCAGCGCCTACAACGCCGAGCTGCGCCGTGTCGCGGCGGCGACCGGCGCGCGCCTTCTCGACCTCGAGGCCCACCCGGAGGTCAGCGACCCCGCGCTGTGGGCCGCCGATCGGGTCCACCTGCGTTCGCGTGGCCACCGCCTGGTCGCCTACCGGGCGGCCGAGGCGCTCGGCGTCCCCGATGCCGAGACGCTGGGCGGCCTGGATGCCTCGTTCCATGCCGACGACGAACCTGTCCCGGAAGGGACCTGGCTGCGGCGCGACGCGCTGCCGTGGGTGTGGCGGCGGCTGCGCGGGCGCACGGCGGGCGACGGCCGTGCGGCCAAGTACGCCGGCTACGTCGTGGTCGGCGGGCGAGGCGACGTCTTGGAGCCGGCGCCGTAG
- the rpsO gene encoding 30S ribosomal protein S15 has protein sequence MALEADVKKAIIEEYATHPGDTGSPEVQVAMLTQRIKDLTEHLKEHKHDHHSRRGLFLLVGQRRRLLGYLQDIDINRYRSLIERLGLRR, from the coding sequence ATGGCACTGGAAGCAGACGTCAAGAAGGCGATCATCGAAGAGTACGCGACGCACCCCGGTGACACCGGATCCCCCGAGGTGCAGGTCGCGATGCTGACGCAGCGCATCAAGGACCTCACCGAGCACCTCAAGGAGCACAAGCACGACCACCACTCGCGTCGTGGTCTGTTCCTGCTCGTCGGTCAGCGCCGTCGCCTGCTGGGTTACCTGCAGGACATCGACATCAACCGTTACCGCTCGCTCATCGAGCGTCTCGGTCTTCGTCGATAA
- a CDS encoding gamma-glutamyl-gamma-aminobutyrate hydrolase family protein produces the protein MSLRVAMPLRLSDGSADARIDAANRIFDDVAALARAAGLDVDLVDVVDLTGVDGVILPGGGDVDPLRYGGAVIDALYDVNPEQDELDFAIARAALDAGLPVLGVCRGLQVLNVLYGGTLVEDLPPTSIVHTDDDRGCAPGDEIAWSWHPVEIAAGSLLAAHTGAGAISVASGHHQGIGALAPGLTAVATAPDGLVEAVEDAARGVIAVQWHPEAAATPAHLALAPFAAFAQLVRQRSTAAAL, from the coding sequence ATGAGCCTGCGCGTCGCGATGCCCCTCCGCCTGTCCGACGGCTCCGCCGATGCCCGCATCGACGCGGCCAACCGCATCTTCGACGACGTCGCGGCCCTGGCCCGCGCCGCCGGGCTCGACGTGGACCTCGTCGACGTCGTCGACCTGACCGGGGTCGACGGCGTGATCCTCCCCGGCGGCGGCGACGTCGATCCCCTCCGCTACGGCGGGGCCGTCATCGACGCGCTGTACGACGTGAATCCCGAGCAGGACGAGCTGGACTTCGCGATCGCGCGCGCCGCGCTCGATGCGGGACTCCCGGTGCTCGGTGTCTGCCGCGGCCTGCAGGTGCTCAACGTGCTCTACGGCGGCACGCTGGTGGAGGATCTCCCCCCGACGTCGATCGTGCACACCGACGACGATCGCGGGTGCGCCCCCGGCGACGAGATCGCGTGGTCGTGGCATCCGGTCGAGATCGCTGCCGGGTCGCTGCTCGCGGCGCACACGGGGGCCGGCGCGATCTCGGTGGCCTCCGGCCACCATCAGGGCATCGGCGCGCTGGCTCCGGGGCTGACCGCCGTCGCCACCGCTCCGGACGGCCTCGTGGAGGCCGTGGAGGATGCCGCGCGCGGCGTGATCGCCGTGCAGTGGCATCCCGAGGCCGCCGCGACGCCCGCGCACCTCGCGCTCGCACCCTTCGCCGCCTTCGCGCAGCTCGTGCGCCAGCGGTCGACCGCCGCCGCCCTCTGA
- a CDS encoding acyltransferase family protein: protein MTDQTRDAAAAASTPPPTTRATGTHRTVRPKRRTPYWDNARFACIVLVVLGHAVQRLTYDSDIALGLYLLVYAFHMPAFAIISGYFSKSESPGPRQMARVITDILVPYVIFEGLWALTKWLVEGQADPNLTQPSWTLWFLLALGIFRLVLPYLALLRWPLLWTLVISIGAGYLPNIDSTFSLSRTLGLLPFFTLGWWLREHDIVDRLDLLRRRPWWVTGTAIGVFAAAGWSAWFFIDSWRAMNLREWLFYDENYSAIGGTQWWAGGVRLALIAVALLLSIAFFALVPRGAHWWTTYGQYTMYVYLLHSFVLYPFRESGVLRGLDPTWLWLPIVIVASVLIALGLATKPVRTVFRPLIEPRPAWLFADPTLAAREGRRDDPTGSRRAGIRRP from the coding sequence ATGACCGATCAGACCCGCGACGCCGCCGCAGCGGCATCCACTCCTCCACCCACGACGCGCGCGACCGGGACGCACCGGACCGTACGGCCGAAGCGGCGCACGCCCTACTGGGACAACGCCCGCTTCGCCTGCATCGTGCTGGTCGTGCTCGGTCATGCCGTGCAGCGCCTCACCTACGACTCCGACATCGCGCTCGGGCTCTACCTGCTCGTGTACGCCTTCCACATGCCCGCCTTCGCCATCATCTCCGGGTACTTCTCCAAGTCAGAGTCCCCCGGCCCTCGGCAGATGGCGCGGGTGATCACCGACATCCTCGTGCCGTACGTGATCTTCGAGGGCCTCTGGGCGCTGACCAAGTGGCTCGTCGAGGGCCAGGCCGACCCGAATCTCACCCAGCCGTCGTGGACGCTGTGGTTCCTGCTGGCGCTCGGGATCTTCCGACTGGTGCTGCCCTACCTGGCGCTGCTGCGCTGGCCGCTGCTGTGGACCCTCGTCATCTCGATCGGCGCCGGCTACCTGCCCAACATCGATTCGACCTTCTCCTTGTCGCGCACCCTGGGCCTGCTCCCCTTCTTCACGCTCGGCTGGTGGCTGCGCGAGCACGACATCGTCGACCGGCTAGACCTGCTCCGACGGCGCCCGTGGTGGGTGACGGGCACGGCGATCGGCGTGTTCGCGGCGGCCGGCTGGTCAGCGTGGTTCTTCATCGACAGCTGGCGCGCCATGAACCTGCGCGAGTGGCTGTTCTACGACGAGAACTACTCCGCCATCGGCGGGACCCAATGGTGGGCCGGCGGGGTGCGGCTCGCCCTCATCGCGGTCGCGCTCCTGCTCAGCATCGCCTTCTTCGCCCTCGTACCCCGCGGCGCGCACTGGTGGACGACCTACGGCCAGTACACGATGTACGTCTATCTGCTGCACTCCTTCGTGCTCTACCCGTTCCGCGAGTCGGGCGTGCTGCGCGGCCTCGATCCGACCTGGCTGTGGCTGCCGATCGTCATCGTCGCCTCGGTGCTCATCGCCCTGGGCCTGGCCACCAAGCCCGTGCGCACCGTCTTCCGGCCCCTCATCGAGCCACGCCCGGCCTGGCTCTTCGCCGACCCGACGCTGGCCGCGCGCGAGGGGCGCCGCGACGACCCGACGGGGTCGCGGCGAGCCGGCATCCGCCGCCCCTGA
- a CDS encoding DNA/RNA non-specific endonuclease yields the protein MLPHLAAPGYDPGFLTARVPLPTPTDARATRTLTYPRFTVLLDPARRLAVMTGVNIDGALLRDVPRSGDWDLDPRVAADEQAGPALYARNDLDRGHLVRRRDPGWGGAAEARAATEATFVYPNAAPQVNVFNQSKDLWLGLEDHVLEYADATDQRVSVFTAPVLADDDPEYRGIRVPRRFVKIAAWAGEAAAGPALRAAGFVLDQSSLLDRVLGMPRAADLGAYRTFQAPIDEIAALAGLDVEPLAAADVLAPTAVRGGDAWRPLHAPEEIVLG from the coding sequence GTGCTCCCCCACCTCGCCGCCCCCGGGTACGATCCCGGCTTCCTCACCGCACGCGTGCCGCTGCCGACGCCGACCGACGCGCGCGCCACGCGCACGCTCACCTACCCGCGCTTCACGGTGCTGCTGGATCCCGCGCGACGCCTGGCCGTCATGACCGGCGTGAACATCGACGGCGCGCTCCTGCGCGACGTGCCGCGCTCCGGGGACTGGGATCTCGACCCCCGCGTGGCGGCCGACGAGCAGGCCGGTCCGGCCCTCTACGCGCGCAACGACCTCGACCGCGGGCATCTCGTACGACGGCGCGATCCCGGGTGGGGCGGCGCCGCCGAAGCGCGGGCGGCGACCGAGGCGACCTTCGTCTACCCGAACGCCGCACCGCAGGTGAACGTCTTCAACCAGTCGAAGGATCTCTGGCTCGGGCTCGAGGACCACGTGCTCGAGTACGCCGACGCCACCGACCAGCGTGTGTCGGTGTTCACCGCGCCGGTGCTCGCCGACGACGATCCCGAGTACCGCGGCATCCGCGTGCCCCGTCGGTTCGTGAAGATCGCCGCCTGGGCCGGGGAGGCGGCGGCGGGCCCGGCGCTGCGCGCCGCCGGCTTCGTGCTCGATCAGTCATCGCTGCTCGACCGGGTGCTCGGGATGCCGCGCGCGGCCGATCTCGGCGCGTATCGCACCTTCCAGGCGCCGATCGACGAGATCGCCGCGCTCGCCGGCCTCGATGTCGAACCGCTCGCCGCGGCCGACGTGCTCGCACCCACGGCGGTGCGTGGAGGAGACGCGTGGCGTCCCCTCCACGCACCGGAGGAGATCGTGCTCGGCTGA
- a CDS encoding LLM class flavin-dependent oxidoreductase gives MQFGIFTVSDITEDPTTGTTPSEAEKIRNTLTVAKHAEEVGLDVFALGEHHNPPFWSSSPTTTLAYIAAQTERLVLSTATTLITTNDPVKIAEDYAMLQHVSGGRADLMLGRGNTGPVYPWFGKDIRQGLPLAIENYNLLHRLWREDVVDWEGQFRSPLQGFTSTPRPLDGVAPFVWHGSIRTPEIAEQAAYYGDGFFANNIFWPKEHYQRLITLYRQRYAHYGHGTPEQAIVGLGGQVFMAKNSQDAVSTFRPYFDNAPVYGHGPSLEDFSEMTPLTVGSPQQVIDRYASMRETYGDYQRQLFLIDHAGLPLKTVLEQLDILGGEVVPVLRRELQKNRPAQVPDAPTHAGLVKAKYGDEAPRQAVPGANRGDNLVGDSPYADTPAPAGSAFGLGRKGA, from the coding sequence ATGCAGTTCGGCATCTTCACGGTGAGCGATATCACCGAAGACCCGACGACCGGCACCACGCCGAGTGAGGCGGAGAAGATCCGCAACACCCTCACCGTCGCCAAGCACGCCGAGGAGGTGGGCCTCGACGTCTTCGCCCTGGGCGAGCACCACAACCCGCCGTTCTGGTCGTCGTCTCCGACCACGACGCTCGCCTACATCGCCGCGCAGACCGAGCGGCTCGTGCTCTCCACCGCGACCACGCTCATCACGACGAACGACCCGGTGAAGATCGCCGAGGACTACGCGATGCTGCAGCATGTCTCCGGCGGGCGCGCCGACCTCATGCTCGGCCGCGGCAACACCGGTCCGGTCTACCCCTGGTTCGGCAAGGACATCCGCCAGGGCCTGCCGCTCGCGATCGAGAACTACAACCTGCTCCACCGGCTGTGGCGCGAAGACGTGGTGGATTGGGAAGGGCAGTTCCGCAGCCCGCTGCAGGGCTTCACCTCCACGCCGCGTCCGCTCGACGGCGTCGCCCCGTTCGTGTGGCACGGTTCGATCCGCACGCCCGAGATCGCCGAGCAGGCCGCGTACTACGGCGACGGCTTCTTCGCGAACAACATCTTCTGGCCCAAGGAGCACTACCAGCGCCTGATCACGCTGTACCGGCAGCGGTACGCCCACTACGGCCACGGCACCCCCGAGCAGGCGATCGTGGGCCTCGGCGGACAGGTGTTCATGGCGAAGAACTCGCAGGACGCCGTCAGCACGTTCCGCCCGTACTTCGACAACGCCCCCGTCTACGGACACGGTCCCTCGCTCGAGGACTTCAGCGAGATGACCCCGCTCACGGTCGGCTCGCCGCAGCAGGTGATCGACCGGTATGCGTCGATGCGCGAGACGTACGGCGACTACCAGCGTCAGCTCTTCCTGATCGACCACGCCGGCCTGCCGCTGAAGACCGTGCTCGAGCAGCTCGACATCCTCGGCGGCGAGGTCGTGCCGGTGCTCCGCCGGGAGCTCCAGAAGAACCGCCCCGCGCAGGTTCCGGACGCGCCGACGCACGCCGGCCTGGTGAAGGCGAAGTACGGCGATGAGGCTCCGCGCCAGGCAGTGCCGGGCGCCAATCGCGGCGACAACCTCGTCGGGGACAGCCCGTACGCCGACACCCCCGCGCCTGCGGGCTCGGCGTTCGGACTCGGCCGGAAGGGGGCCTGA
- a CDS encoding isopenicillin N synthase family dioxygenase, producing MTELTLPILDLSLLDRGPDAAAEFRAQLRAATHDVGFFYLTGTGISPELEARMHRAARAFFALPEDEKLAIENVKSPHFRGYTRIGGERTQGRIDWREQIDIGSEREAVAAADAPDFARLIGPNLWPAAQPGLREVVEEWQDHLIGVARRLLRAWALALGAEEEYFDRHFGEPSTLLKIVRYPGTDDPTPAQGVGAHKDSGVLTLLWVEPDKGGLQVQREGEWVDAPPVPGAFVVNIGEMLEYATQGYLIATDHRVVSPRFPEDRISVPFFFNPALDARLPLIDLPAALAADARGVTRDPANPIHALYGENALKSRLRAHPDVAAIWHADLVADRAAASA from the coding sequence ATGACCGAGCTCACGCTGCCGATCCTCGACCTGTCGCTGCTGGACCGCGGTCCCGACGCGGCCGCGGAGTTCCGCGCCCAGCTGCGCGCGGCGACGCACGATGTCGGCTTCTTCTACCTCACCGGCACCGGCATCTCCCCGGAACTGGAGGCGCGGATGCATCGCGCCGCGCGCGCGTTCTTCGCGCTGCCCGAAGACGAGAAGCTGGCGATCGAGAACGTCAAGAGCCCGCACTTCCGCGGCTACACCCGCATCGGCGGCGAGCGCACCCAGGGGCGCATCGATTGGCGGGAGCAGATCGACATCGGCTCGGAGCGCGAGGCGGTCGCCGCCGCGGACGCACCCGATTTCGCGCGACTCATCGGCCCGAACCTGTGGCCGGCCGCGCAGCCCGGGCTGCGCGAGGTCGTCGAGGAGTGGCAGGACCACCTGATCGGCGTGGCCCGCCGGCTGCTGCGCGCCTGGGCGCTGGCGCTCGGCGCCGAGGAGGAGTACTTCGACCGGCACTTCGGCGAGCCCTCGACGCTGCTGAAGATCGTGCGCTACCCGGGCACCGACGACCCGACCCCGGCTCAGGGCGTGGGTGCGCACAAGGATTCGGGTGTGCTCACGCTGCTCTGGGTCGAGCCGGACAAGGGCGGGCTCCAGGTGCAGCGGGAGGGCGAATGGGTCGACGCTCCCCCGGTGCCGGGGGCATTCGTGGTCAACATCGGCGAGATGCTCGAGTACGCCACGCAGGGATATCTGATCGCGACCGACCATCGCGTGGTCTCTCCTCGGTTCCCCGAGGACCGCATCTCGGTGCCGTTCTTCTTCAATCCGGCTCTGGATGCTCGGCTGCCGCTCATCGACCTGCCGGCCGCGCTCGCCGCCGATGCCCGCGGAGTCACGCGCGACCCCGCGAATCCGATCCACGCACTCTACGGCGAGAACGCGCTCAAGTCACGGCTGCGCGCCCACCCCGATGTCGCGGCGATCTGGCACGCAGACCTCGTGGCTGACCGCGCGGCGGCATCCGCCTGA
- a CDS encoding DMT family transporter produces the protein MATLSAPVVAPRAVSNASIALQFSLAGIVWGSSFLFMKVALTGIGPAQVAWSRLALGALALGLFGLVRRESLPRSLRVWGHMTVLAITFCVVPFLLFSWAQQHVTSGLASIYNATTPIMTAVMAGVVLRVERLRAGQIAGIALGILGVMVIIAPWQGLDLSQSIVAQLAILGATACYGFSLAYMRRFTSDTGMSALTFSFLNIGIAAVIMTLLAPAIALQPVRLDPWIIGSVLLLGCLGTGVAYVWNQNTVRAWGPTRASTVTYITPLVGIVLGVFVLGERLSWNEPVGALVVFIGILLAQNRLRLRRRAPLDAAG, from the coding sequence ATGGCCACCCTCTCCGCTCCCGTCGTCGCGCCGCGCGCCGTGTCGAACGCGTCGATCGCGCTGCAGTTCTCGCTCGCCGGCATCGTGTGGGGGTCGAGCTTCCTCTTCATGAAGGTCGCGCTCACCGGCATCGGCCCCGCACAGGTGGCGTGGTCGAGACTGGCGCTCGGGGCGCTCGCGCTCGGTCTGTTCGGGCTGGTGCGCCGCGAGTCGCTCCCCCGCTCGCTGCGGGTGTGGGGGCACATGACGGTGCTCGCGATCACATTCTGCGTCGTGCCGTTCCTGCTGTTCTCGTGGGCGCAGCAGCACGTCACCTCGGGGCTCGCGAGCATCTACAACGCCACCACGCCCATCATGACGGCGGTGATGGCCGGGGTCGTGCTGCGCGTCGAGCGCCTGCGGGCGGGACAGATCGCCGGCATCGCTCTGGGCATCCTCGGGGTGATGGTCATCATCGCGCCCTGGCAGGGGCTCGATCTCTCGCAGAGCATCGTCGCCCAGCTCGCGATCCTCGGCGCGACAGCCTGCTACGGCTTCAGCCTCGCCTACATGCGCCGCTTCACATCCGACACCGGGATGAGCGCGCTGACGTTCTCGTTCCTGAACATCGGCATCGCCGCCGTCATCATGACCCTGCTGGCACCGGCGATCGCGCTGCAGCCGGTGCGCCTGGACCCCTGGATCATCGGGAGCGTGCTGCTGCTCGGCTGCCTCGGCACGGGGGTCGCCTACGTGTGGAACCAGAACACCGTGCGTGCGTGGGGCCCGACCCGGGCATCGACGGTCACCTACATCACGCCGCTGGTCGGCATCGTGCTCGGGGTGTTCGTGCTCGGCGAGCGGCTCAGCTGGAACGAGCCGGTGGGTGCGCTGGTGGTGTTCATCGGCATCCTGCTGGCGCAGAACCGCCTGCGGCTGCGGCGCCGCGCGCCCCTCGACGCCGCGGGCTGA
- a CDS encoding polyribonucleotide nucleotidyltransferase encodes MEGPEITAAEAVLDNGRFGTRTVRFETGRLAQQAQGAVAAYLDEETMLLSATSAGKHPREGFDFFPLTVDVEERSYAAGKIPGSFFRREGRPSTDAILVCRLIDRPLRPSFVDGLRNEVQIVVTVLSIAPGEFYDALAINAASLSTQISGLPFSGPIAGVRLALIPGHGENADQWVAFPTVKQLEEAVFDLIVAGRVLDDGDVAIMMVEAEATEHSWNLIKGGATKPSEEIVAQGLEASKPFIKQLVEAQSVVAKTAAKEIKEFPVFLPYSQETYDFVAGRAYDKLVPIYQIADKQERQNADDELKDAVKAELLAAVESGELPAVATVEFAAAYKSVTKKIVRGRILAEGVRMDGRGLADIRPLDAEVQVIPRVHGSAIFQRGETQILGVTTLNMLKMEQQIDSLSPTTSKRYMHHYNFPPYSTGETGRVGSPKRREIGHGFLAERALVPVLPDRQEFPYAIRQVSEALGSNGSTSMGSVCASTLSLLNAGVPLRAPVAGIAMGLVSDEVDGQTRYAALTDILGAEDALGDMDFKVAGTSEFVTAIQLDTKLDGIPSSVLTAALQQAHDARLTILGVLNAAIDAPDEMAPTAPRVISVQIPVDKIGELIGPKGKTINAIQDETGADISIEEDGTVYIGAVDGPSAEAARAQVNAIANPTNPEVGEQFLGTVVKIATFGAFISLLPGKDGLLHVSEVRKLAGGKRVENVEDVLSVGQKLLVRITKIDDRGKLSLEPVLEEAAAAEPAAEAPVEA; translated from the coding sequence TTGGAAGGTCCTGAAATCACCGCCGCCGAAGCCGTCCTCGACAACGGCCGCTTCGGCACCCGTACCGTCCGGTTCGAGACCGGACGTCTCGCGCAGCAGGCGCAGGGCGCCGTCGCGGCGTACCTCGACGAGGAGACGATGCTCCTCTCGGCCACCAGCGCCGGCAAGCACCCGCGCGAAGGCTTCGACTTCTTCCCGCTGACCGTCGACGTCGAGGAGCGCTCGTACGCCGCCGGCAAGATCCCCGGTTCGTTCTTCCGTCGCGAGGGTCGCCCCTCGACCGACGCGATCCTCGTCTGCCGTCTCATCGACCGCCCGCTGCGCCCGTCGTTCGTCGACGGACTGCGCAACGAGGTGCAGATCGTCGTCACGGTGCTCTCGATCGCACCCGGCGAGTTCTACGACGCGCTCGCGATCAACGCCGCATCGCTGTCGACCCAGATCTCGGGTCTGCCGTTCTCGGGCCCGATCGCCGGCGTGCGCCTCGCGCTCATCCCCGGCCACGGCGAGAACGCCGACCAGTGGGTCGCGTTCCCGACCGTGAAGCAGCTCGAGGAGGCCGTGTTCGACCTCATCGTCGCGGGCCGCGTGCTCGACGACGGCGACGTGGCGATCATGATGGTCGAGGCCGAGGCGACCGAGCACTCGTGGAACCTCATCAAGGGCGGCGCGACCAAGCCCAGCGAAGAGATCGTCGCGCAGGGTCTCGAGGCCTCGAAGCCGTTCATCAAGCAGCTCGTCGAGGCGCAGAGCGTCGTCGCGAAGACCGCGGCGAAGGAGATCAAGGAGTTCCCGGTCTTCCTGCCGTACAGCCAGGAGACCTACGACTTCGTGGCCGGCCGCGCCTACGACAAGCTCGTCCCGATCTACCAGATCGCCGACAAGCAGGAGCGTCAGAACGCCGATGACGAGCTGAAGGACGCCGTCAAGGCCGAGCTGCTCGCGGCCGTCGAGTCCGGCGAGCTGCCGGCCGTGGCCACCGTCGAGTTCGCCGCCGCGTACAAGTCGGTCACCAAGAAGATCGTGCGCGGCCGCATCCTCGCGGAGGGTGTCCGCATGGACGGCCGCGGTCTGGCCGACATCCGTCCGCTCGACGCCGAGGTGCAGGTCATCCCGCGCGTCCACGGCTCCGCGATCTTCCAGCGCGGCGAGACCCAGATCCTGGGTGTCACCACGCTCAACATGCTCAAGATGGAGCAGCAGATCGACTCGCTGTCGCCCACGACGAGCAAGCGCTACATGCACCACTACAACTTCCCGCCCTACTCGACCGGTGAGACCGGTCGAGTGGGGTCGCCGAAGCGTCGCGAGATCGGGCACGGCTTCCTGGCCGAGCGCGCCCTCGTGCCGGTGCTGCCGGACCGCCAGGAGTTCCCGTACGCGATCCGTCAGGTCTCCGAGGCGCTGGGCTCGAACGGCTCGACGTCGATGGGCTCGGTGTGCGCCTCGACGCTCTCGCTGCTGAACGCGGGTGTGCCGCTGCGCGCCCCCGTTGCCGGCATCGCGATGGGTCTCGTCTCCGATGAGGTCGACGGTCAGACGCGCTACGCCGCCCTGACCGACATCCTCGGCGCCGAAGACGCGCTGGGCGACATGGACTTCAAGGTCGCCGGCACGAGCGAGTTCGTCACGGCGATCCAGCTCGACACCAAGCTCGACGGCATCCCGTCGTCGGTGCTGACCGCCGCGCTGCAGCAGGCCCACGACGCCCGCCTCACGATCCTCGGCGTGCTCAACGCCGCGATCGACGCTCCCGACGAGATGGCGCCCACCGCGCCCCGCGTCATCAGCGTGCAGATCCCGGTCGACAAGATCGGCGAGCTCATCGGCCCCAAGGGCAAGACGATCAACGCCATCCAGGACGAGACCGGCGCCGACATCTCCATCGAGGAGGACGGCACCGTCTACATCGGCGCCGTCGACGGTCCGTCGGCCGAGGCCGCGCGCGCCCAGGTGAACGCGATCGCCAACCCCACCAACCCGGAGGTCGGCGAGCAGTTCCTGGGCACGGTCGTCAAGATCGCGACCTTCGGCGCGTTCATCTCGCTCCTGCCCGGCAAGGACGGCCTGCTGCACGTCAGCGAGGTCCGCAAGCTCGCCGGCGGCAAGCGGGTGGAGAACGTCGAGGATGTGCTCTCGGTCGGCCAGAAGCTGCTCGTGCGCATCACCAAGATCGACGACCGCGGCAAGCTCTCCCTCGAGCCCGTGCTCGAGGAGGCGGCGGCGGCGGAGCCCGCGGCCGAGGCGCCCGTCGAGGCCTGA
- a CDS encoding DUF5302 domain-containing protein codes for MSTDDTTEGAASDEMKRKFKEALDKKNAQHRDGEAHLDGDSAVHSAHGAMTRREFRRKSG; via the coding sequence ATGAGCACCGACGACACGACGGAGGGCGCGGCGTCCGACGAGATGAAGCGCAAGTTCAAAGAGGCCCTCGACAAGAAGAACGCCCAGCACCGCGACGGTGAGGCCCACCTCGACGGAGATTCGGCCGTCCATTCGGCCCACGGTGCGATGACCCGCCGGGAGTTCCGCCGCAAGAGCGGCTGA